Genomic DNA from Acidimicrobiales bacterium:
CGATCAGCGGATCGCGGCGCACCCCGGCGTCGCGCAATTTGCCGCCGTGAGGTTCTGGCCCGATCCAGCCGTCGAACCCGAAGGGATCGAGCCGATTGGCGGTCCGGTACTGGTCGACCCCAGCGACGAGCACGTTCCCGTCGTCGTCGTTCGAGTCGACGCGTACGCCGTGGTCGTCGTGGAGATCGGCATGGGAGAGGTGCCACTTGCCGTCGTAGTGCGTGTCGTAGCCGGCCCATCGGAACCAGTGCCCTAGCGTGGGTACCTCGCCGGCTCGCAGCCAACGCATGCGCGAGTCGTTGGCCATCTTGCCCAGTCCGTCGGTCTGGGTGACACCGTGCACGCCGGGGTACTGACCGGTAAAAAGCGTCGGCCGACTCGGCACGCAGGCGAGCGACCCGGTGTAGTGGCGGCGGAAATTGACGGCGTGTTCTTCGAACCATTGGGCGCCGGGCAACGTCTGTCGCCGCCAGGCCGCCACGTCGTCCGATTCGTAGGGAGGCGCCGCCCGCTCCTCGTCGGTCATGATCAGGATCACGTCAGGCCGCGGCAAAGAGATGTCGGTCATCGGGGGCCTTCCGTTGGTGGTCGATTCGTGGTCGCGAGGTGGTCGGCGAGTCCGCTCAGCATCTGCTCGGACGCGCTCGCCATGCGGCGGCCCGCAGCCCGGGCAATCAGCCGCTGTGGAGGGCGGGGACCGGTGTCGATCGACGTCGTCAGGACGACCGACGTGGCGTCTCCCTCCGGCTCGAGGCGCCAGGTGTTGGTCAGCCGGCGGATCACCGACGGCAGTCCGGTGATCCGGTACGAGAGCGTCTCGCCGGGCGCCCAGACCTCGACCGTCTCGACGATCGTGGCGCGGCTCGCCTGGATGCGGCGCACCGTCCCCGGCCCCTCCGTCTGCGACGACAACAGGCACGAGTGGTCGACGTTCGGCGCCCACGCGCTGATCGCCCCGAACTCGCCCAAGGTCGACCAGACCGCTTCGACCGGTGCCGGGATGATGGAACGTCGTTCGATGGTGGTGGACATGGACCTCCTCGGATCGGAGCCGTCAGCGGGGTTGGATCTCGACTCGGTGGAGGTCGTCGCCCATCTCCACCCGACCATCGAACGTCGACGCGGCAAGGGCCCGCCAGTCGTCTTCGGTGCCGCTCAACGGGAGCGGGGGCACGTAGTGCGTGAGTATGAGCGTGCCGACACCGGCCGCTTGCGCCGTGCGCCCCGCTTCCTCAGGCGAGGAGTGGTAGTCGAGTGTGTCCTTCATCCGCTGGACCGGCACGTTGGCGATGAGGTCCTTGCGAATCACGGTGTGGACGAGCGCATCGGCGCCTTCGGTGAGGGCGTCGAGCCCGGCGCACGGCACCGTGTCGCCGGCGGCCACCACCGAGGCGCCGCCGAACTCGAAGCGGTACCCGACGCTCGGCTCGACCGGCTTGTGGTCGGTCTGGCCGCACGAGATGGCGACGTTGCCGGGCAGCGCCACCTCACCCTCGACGACCTCGATCACCGAGACTGGCGGGCGATGGTCGAGGTCGTCGTGATGGGCGAGCCGATAGGCGATGTCGGGCTCGAGCGAGGCAAGCAGATGGTCGACGACTCGCTGCGTTCCCACGGGGCCGACGATGGTGAGCGGGGTCTCGCTGAACGTCATGACCCAACGCGTGGTGATGACGTCGTTGAGATCGGTGATGTGATCGCTGTGCAGGTGGGTGATCAGCACGGCGGCGAGGTTCGGCGCACCCAGACCGAGCGCAGCCAACCGCATCAGGACACCGCGACCGGCATCGACGAGATAGTGCTCGGCATCGGCCCCCTCCCCCGCCGAGACGAGCGTGGCCGGACCCGCCCGATCGGGGCTGGGCATGGGACTGCCGGTGCCGAGCAGGGTGACGGTGAGCGACATGGCCGCAACCTAGGGCGGCAACCGATCGCATGCGAGTCGAAGCACGCGGGTCGTCACTTGCGTCGACGATGTGTCACGCTCACGTGATGGCTGCCATCGCCTTCACCGTGTCCCACGACTTCGACGCACCGTCCGACGTCGTCTGGGACGAGATGACCGATTGGACCGCCCACGGCGAGTGGATTCCGGCGACCCGAGTCGAGATCGACGACGGCGACCCCCGGAGCGTCGGCGGCACCTTTACCGGCTACACCGGCTACGGACCGCTCACGCTCGTCGACCACATGCGCCTCACCGAGATCGAGTGGGAGGAAGCGACGTCGACTGGTCGTTGCGAGGTCGCCAAACTCGGCCCGGTGCTGCGGGGACGAGCGGGCTTCACGGTGTCACCGACCAGCGGGGGCTCCCGAGTCGACTGGTTCGAGGACGTCACGGTGCCCTACGTCCCGTCGCTTGCCGCCCCGGTGGTCAACAAGCTCAGCGCACTCGGCTTCGCCATGGGCATGAAGCGGTTGGCCAAGAACATCGAGGCCAAGGGTTCCTGACCCTCCTCCTGACCACGTCGCCGGGGGACCGAGTCGTCAGCGCATTGCTCCGGTGGTCCAGATCAAGAGTTCGGCACCGTCCGAACCGGCGACGAGGTCCATCCCGCCCGACCGGGTGAGTCGGACGGCGTCGCCGGTCGTCAGCGGCCCGGCTACTTCCATCTCCACTTCACCTCGCGCCACGAAGACA
This window encodes:
- a CDS encoding SRPBCC family protein, with the translated sequence MSTTIERRSIIPAPVEAVWSTLGEFGAISAWAPNVDHSCLLSSQTEGPGTVRRIQASRATIVETVEVWAPGETLSYRITGLPSVIRRLTNTWRLEPEGDATSVVLTTSIDTGPRPPQRLIARAAGRRMASASEQMLSGLADHLATTNRPPTEGPR
- a CDS encoding ribonuclease Z yields the protein MSLTVTLLGTGSPMPSPDRAGPATLVSAGEGADAEHYLVDAGRGVLMRLAALGLGAPNLAAVLITHLHSDHITDLNDVITTRWVMTFSETPLTIVGPVGTQRVVDHLLASLEPDIAYRLAHHDDLDHRPPVSVIEVVEGEVALPGNVAISCGQTDHKPVEPSVGYRFEFGGASVVAAGDTVPCAGLDALTEGADALVHTVIRKDLIANVPVQRMKDTLDYHSSPEEAGRTAQAAGVGTLILTHYVPPLPLSGTEDDWRALAASTFDGRVEMGDDLHRVEIQPR
- a CDS encoding SRPBCC family protein, whose product is MAAIAFTVSHDFDAPSDVVWDEMTDWTAHGEWIPATRVEIDDGDPRSVGGTFTGYTGYGPLTLVDHMRLTEIEWEEATSTGRCEVAKLGPVLRGRAGFTVSPTSGGSRVDWFEDVTVPYVPSLAAPVVNKLSALGFAMGMKRLAKNIEAKGS